One Rhodococcus sp. P1Y DNA window includes the following coding sequences:
- a CDS encoding citrate/2-methylcitrate synthase: MSVLDAPRGLHNVVVTSTSIGDVRGDEGFYHYRQYSAIDVAKTRTFEDAWFLMAVGHLPDRAELADFVRTIAPLRPLPDEVRESVSAVARTGPEQPLLALRTVLSGLAGAVPLYESTEADKQSTALRLCAMTPTILAAVHRIRSGLEPIEPREDLTTAQNWLFMISGEVPSAAHAGAVDRYLTATIDHGFNASTFTARVVASTGSDIASAVCAAIGAFAGPLHGGAPDRALEGLDQIADLGSADSWARTKIKAGERIMGFGHPVYRTEDPRSVMLRETAQELGGELIDKAAHVEKVIAAALAELKPDRKLYANVEYYAGVLMELCGIPRSMFTPTFACSRIVGWCANIVEQSADSKIIRPIARYDGPPAPEALPPL; this comes from the coding sequence ATGAGCGTTCTCGACGCCCCGCGTGGGCTGCACAATGTTGTCGTCACGTCCACATCGATCGGGGACGTACGCGGCGACGAAGGTTTCTACCACTACCGTCAGTACTCGGCGATCGATGTCGCGAAAACCCGGACGTTCGAGGACGCGTGGTTCCTCATGGCCGTCGGCCACCTTCCAGACCGGGCCGAGCTCGCGGACTTCGTGCGGACCATCGCGCCGCTGCGGCCGTTGCCCGACGAGGTGCGGGAGTCCGTGTCGGCGGTTGCCCGAACTGGCCCCGAGCAACCGCTCCTCGCCTTGCGCACAGTGTTGTCGGGATTGGCAGGTGCGGTGCCGCTGTACGAATCCACGGAGGCGGACAAACAATCGACGGCCCTGCGCCTGTGTGCGATGACGCCCACCATTCTGGCTGCGGTTCATCGTATTCGGTCCGGTCTCGAACCGATCGAGCCGCGTGAGGATTTGACGACGGCACAGAACTGGCTGTTCATGATCAGCGGAGAGGTCCCCAGCGCCGCGCATGCCGGGGCCGTCGATCGCTATCTCACAGCGACGATCGATCATGGGTTCAACGCGTCGACGTTCACTGCGAGAGTAGTCGCCTCGACGGGCTCGGACATTGCGTCAGCCGTGTGCGCGGCGATCGGGGCTTTCGCCGGACCCCTACATGGCGGTGCACCCGACAGGGCGTTGGAGGGCCTGGACCAGATCGCTGACTTGGGCTCGGCGGATTCCTGGGCTCGCACGAAAATCAAGGCAGGCGAACGAATCATGGGATTCGGGCACCCGGTCTACCGGACGGAGGATCCCCGGTCGGTGATGCTCCGCGAGACCGCTCAGGAGTTGGGCGGGGAACTGATCGACAAAGCAGCGCACGTCGAGAAGGTCATTGCGGCTGCACTAGCCGAACTCAAACCGGACCGGAAGCTGTACGCGAACGTCGAGTACTACGCCGGAGTGCTGATGGAGCTGTGCGGGATTCCGCGGTCGATGTTCACGCCGACCTTCGCGTGCAGCCGCATCGTCGGGTGGTGCGCCAACATCGTCGAACAATCGGCGGACAGCAAGATCATCCGGCCCATCGCTCGTTACGACGGACCGCCCGCGCCGGAGGCATTGCCGCCGCTGTGA
- a CDS encoding SDR family oxidoreductase codes for MTAVDRSNQVVVVTGAGSGLGRAMSVALLEAGHQVVLVGRNRDTLEETAAGHDNAVVASADVSSVDSVRSVFASVSDKFGRLDVLVNNAGTFGPSGSVDTIDPAEWASTVAVNLTGVFLCSAEAVRMMKSQDPRGGRIINNGSISAHTPRPSSAAYTATKHGVSGLTKSISLDGRDFDICCTQIDIGNAATDMTAGIGHAARQPDGSTRAEPTFDPRHVADTIVQLVGLPLDVTVPTMTIMANRMPYVGRG; via the coding sequence GTGACGGCAGTTGATCGCTCGAATCAAGTTGTTGTGGTGACGGGCGCTGGATCGGGGCTCGGGCGCGCCATGTCGGTGGCACTGTTGGAGGCCGGGCACCAGGTCGTGTTGGTGGGTCGCAACCGCGACACTCTCGAGGAGACGGCAGCGGGACACGACAACGCAGTGGTGGCGAGCGCCGATGTGTCCTCGGTCGACTCGGTTCGTTCCGTGTTCGCTTCGGTATCGGACAAGTTCGGGCGTCTCGACGTCCTCGTCAACAACGCGGGCACTTTCGGGCCGTCCGGGAGCGTCGACACTATCGATCCTGCGGAGTGGGCAAGCACGGTCGCCGTCAACCTCACTGGGGTTTTCCTGTGTTCGGCCGAGGCTGTTCGCATGATGAAGTCTCAAGACCCACGTGGTGGACGGATCATCAACAACGGATCGATATCCGCTCACACGCCGCGACCATCGAGTGCGGCGTACACAGCGACGAAGCACGGCGTCTCCGGTCTGACGAAGTCGATCTCCCTCGACGGCCGCGACTTCGACATCTGCTGCACTCAGATAGACATCGGCAATGCCGCAACGGACATGACGGCGGGGATCGGTCACGCAGCTCGGCAACCGGACGGCTCGACCCGCGCGGAACCCACCTTCGATCCGCGGCATGTAGCCGACACGATCGTCCAGTTGGTGGGCCTCCCGCTCGACGTCACCGTCCCGACCATGACGATCATGGCCAACCGAATGCCCTACGTCGGACGCGGCTGA